The region GCATATTGAATTTGCAAAGGTACAAAAGGTTGCACCAAAAGATATTGAAAGAGCCTTTAgggttttgcaatctaggtttgccattgttcGTGGCCCTGCTTGTTTTTGGGACAAGAGAACCTGAACAACGTCATGACATGTTGTGTGATTCTTCACAACATGGTCATCGAAGGTGAGAGGGACATGAACTTGGAGTTCTTCTACGACAATGTCGGTAGCCGTGTGAAGCCAGTTAGAGACCCTGACCGCATACAAACATTCCTTCAGACATACCGATAGATTGAAGACACAAACACCCATTATCAGCTTGaggaggatctcattgagcaccattggcaaaggcATGGGTGGTAAAACCTGCCATTTTTACATTCATTTCGTTTAATTCATGTGCGATTTGTATTATTGTATCATTGTTGTATTAGGGACAATTCTTATATTGAATTATTAGTTTAATtcggtgatttgaataattattgtAATTTGGATGCTTGTGTATTATAATATTCACATTTTACCTTATATTGAGTTCATAATTATGTGTAATATGTGACATATGtgtcaaattcaaaaaaaaaccacgTGTTTCGCGGGCTGGCGAGGGATGCGGCCAAACAGACCCGAGATCTGTTCGGCCCACGCGCCAGCCCGCAGAACATGTTTTTCACGAACTTTAAGCGCAAAGGTCCGCGATATAAggagtctgctagagatgctcttagtacTGATTTTACAATTACAGTTTTTCCTAGATGCTATTCTTTTGCCGCCTATCATTCGATTTGTGATTGTTCCATGCATCAACATTAATCCTTATGAGCGGCAAAGCTACAAAGAAAAAGTGTGTACACATAAATTTGGCCGACGAGAACATTTGTCCATATGAGGGCATTAGTCGCTGGTCTTGCCCATGTCCAGTTCGTGTGTACAATTAGATTTGGCCCCACTGAAATTCAATTGGTTGGAAAGATCTGTAAAAATTGCTAAACGCCTTTGAGACTCGACCGGCATAGCATCTTAAAATTTTGCTACGAAACATAAGCGTGAAATGAAAGCAACATGAAGGTGTGCAGTAGTCCTGGTCATCTCAGGCCCGGCCCTATCAgcccacccaggcccggccctaaaatccagggcctaggcccgatgggcttgctcGTGGGTCGGGCTTGGGCCtaagttttgagcccaccagcagggcctggacgggcttgggcctaagttttgagcccaccagcaggggctggacgggcttgggcttgaCATATTGGCATTTTAGCAAAGAGGCCCagcccacggccctaagccctaagggcttttgaGGGCTTTTTAtcagatgggccgggcttgggcttaaaaaataggcccgatggtagggcctagaagggcctgggcctcagttttttgccatgggcttttttaggcccggcccagcccggcccggcccggcccatggccagatatagtGTGCAGCGACTCCTCACGGCCCTCGTCCGCCTGATTTCCTCCTCGCCCGCCTTCCTGGCCAACGGGGCCGCCACCTAACTCTTTGCCCTGCCCGCCCTTGCCATGGGCTGCTGCTGCGCCCTGTCCTTGACGGACGGACCCGGCGGCGCTCCAGCGCACGGCCTCCGCAGCCCGCGCGCCCATCCTGCTCGTGCTCGTCATGGCTCGTCGATCGCCCACTTGTTTGGTAGTGCTGCTCTCACTGCGGTTGACACAacagttttctattttttttgctttGCTTTGCTCTGTTTTACAGTACTTTTCCAGATGGACAATTTCTTTACGGTACTCTTTACATCCGCCTTGTGCACACAGGCTTGCACAGACTTGAAAGGGTTACTTTTAACCACACGGCACGTAAACCATGTGCACGCACACTGCTAACTATAATCAGCGGTACTAATCCATGCGCTGCTAGGCGTTGGGGCCCCACATGGAGAGGAACATGACGGTGCGGAGCGACTCCTCCTGGGCGGCCCGCCTCCGCCGCTCCTCGTCCTCGGCCGCCTTCCTGGCCAGCGGCGCCTTCGCCCGCGCCGACTCCGCCGGCGCCCTGCCGGCCCTGGCCATGGACTGCTGCTGCGCCCTGTCGGCCTTGCCGGCGGACCTGCCGACGGCGTCCCGCGCGGCCTGCGCCGCCCGCGCGCCCACCCGGCTCATCATGTACCTCACGCTCATCCACCGATCGCTTCCTCTTCTTGCTTGCTTTGGCTTGGTTGTGGTTCGACGTGGATCGAAATGGGGTTATATATAGGAGTAGTATACAGGGCGCGGTTAGCGTGTTGGCGTGCATAAACGCGGGCTCCGTTCCTGCGGGCACGGTGCACGGTTTTTGTGGTGTTCTCTGGGAAACGGTGGGCGTGCCGCTGACGGAGGGAGGTCCGGAAGATGCCTTTGCCTTGTCACCGCTCATCAAGTCCTTATCCTAGCACCACCACTACCACTACACCGTTTATTTTGACGTCATCCATTACGCGTTTTTGTTAGTCGAGGTTTCAACGAGATGGTGCAATGGTCGCTTTCAAATTTCAATCTCAGACGAGTGCTAGGAAAATGATGATGGGAGTCGGAAGCTTGGTGGACAATGCACAGGTTAGGACCCAGAAAGTGATTCTTAGGTGGATTGCACATTAGTTGTGTTTTTTTTAGATGCGTCACTTTGACGGATGACCGAGGTTGCGTTTTGGAACTGCGGTGAACTGTTTTCATCTTATTACATTTTGACTTCAACAAGGGCCTCTTTGACAAAGGTCTCAGAAAGCCGGAAATAAATTTGTTTCGTTGCTTCACCGACAAAAGAATGAATTACTGCGAGAGATTTCAGCGGACagattttttttaataaaatatACAAAAAAGAACTCCTTGGAGAAAACCATATATAATGCTAAAATATTCTTACATATTTTAACCCTCTAAAACTGCTATGAAAATGCTTCGCATTAAAGAGGCAACAACTACAGACTGCCCCgcgaaagaaaatgaaaaagcaACAACAGACTGAACCTGACTGCCTAAGCAGTGTGATCTGAATTGCCGCACCTCGTCACATCGCGGCTGAACATACGATTCAGATTCAGAATCGAGAGGCACCATTATACGCTTCCAACAAGAGAACAATTGCATTGCAAACACTTGCCAATTTTGTGGTTAGTGAATATTGCCGGTCTACACAAGGCTGCTAATTAATTAAGCTCCGAAATTAACACCATAAACAAAGGGGAATAATCACTCACTGCCATCAGTGGCGAGCATTCTGAAATCTGAACTGAAACCATATCGACAGCTAGGAGAAACCTCGACTAGTAACTCAGCTAAGATGCGCGATGTCGACCTCGTCAGGTAACTTGAAGGTatccgcagccccaaacttcttcttcccctccttccACTCGTCCTCGTCCTCCAGGCTGTCGCTGTCGTCGTTCTCGTGCCCGTGGCTTGATGGAGTCATAGGGTCCTCAACGCTCTTCGACTTGCAGTGGCCGTTGGCGAGCATGGTGACCTGGCGGAGGTGGGAGATCTCGACGACGACGGTCTCGTCGTTGCTGGGGAGTGGCTGCTTCCATGGCTCGCCGTCGACCCTCATGAACGTGTGGTCAGCTGCTCCTTTGTGGAACTCAAACCGGATTCTATGAGCCTGGACAGTGAAATTGCCATTGATGTCAGATTGTTAGTCAGTCAGTCAGCAACCATGAATCTGCAGTGTACCGAGTGGTGAAAGAACCGAGGTATTTCACCTGCGCTAGACGAGTCCCGTGTCCATTAGGGGCCAGCAAAACGAGACCATGCCAGGCATCACGAAAAC is a window of Triticum dicoccoides isolate Atlit2015 ecotype Zavitan chromosome 2B, WEW_v2.0, whole genome shotgun sequence DNA encoding:
- the LOC119368723 gene encoding uncharacterized protein LOC119368723; the protein is MSVRYMMSRVGARAAQAARDAVGRSAGKADRAQQQSMARAGRAPAESARAKAPLARKAAEDEERRRRAAQEESLRTVMFLSMWGPNA